ATAATTCTTATCTTTAATGAAATATTCCCATGTTAGATGacgaatattaatgaaaaacaaTATATCTAACCTAGCGAATATTAATGAAAGACTATTTTTTTACCTAGCGAATATTAATGAAAGACAGTTTTTTTACCTAGCGAATATTAATGAAAGACTATTTTTTACCTAGCGAATATTAATGAAAGACAATTTATCTAACATAGcgaatattaatgaaagagaaTTCCAGATGTTTGCAACGCGATTGAAGAAGTAAATGTTTGGTGTCGTTTGTTTAAAAgcgcttattttttttattctgacgTCACTGGTTCTTGTGACATTACACTGGCACAGAGGtggtaggtgttgttgttgttgttgttgttgttgttgttgttgttgttgttgttttcattatcattattatttttcaggttaaagaagaagaggaggatgaagaagacgatgaagaagaagaagaagaggagaagacaaCTAcagttcctcttccctcctcctccctctcctttcctccttctccttctccacttcctcttcctcctcctcttcctcttcctcctcccattcataTCCTCCACAggcgagagaagaggagaggaggaggaggaggaggaggaagaggagatatttaacctcctcctcctcctcctccacctcttcttcttcttcttcttcttcttcttcttcttcttcttcttctcttgtacccacacccacacctgaaTCCACACCTGTATCCACAACCACACCTGTATCCACACCTGtatccacacccacacctgaATCCACACCTGTAGCCACTCCTGTAGCCACAACCACACCTGTATCCACATCCACACCTGTATCCACACCTGTACCCACACCCACGCCTGAATCCACATCTGTACCCACACCTGTATCCACACCTGTATCCACACCTGTACCAACACCCAGACCTGAATCCACACCTgtacccacacccacacctgaaTCCACACCTgtacccacacccacacctgaaTCCACACCTGTATCCACATCTGTATCCACACCTGTAGCCACAACCACACCTGTATCCACACCTgtacccacacccacacctgaaTCCACACCTGTACCCACATCCACACCTGTATCCACACCTgtacccacacccacacctgtaTCCACACCTgtacccacacccacacctgtaTCCACACCTgtacccacacccacacctgtaTCCACACCTgtacccacacccacacctgtaTCCACACCTgtacccacacccacacctgaaTCCACACCTGTATCCACATCTATATCCACACCTGTAGCTACACCCACACCTGTATCCACACCAgtacccacacccacacctgtaTCCACACCTGtatccacacccacacctgaATCCACACCTGTATCCACATCTGTATCCACACCTGTAGCCACACCCACACCTGTATCCACACCTgtacccacacccacacctgtaTCCACACCTTTAGTCACACCCACACCTGCAGCCACAACCACACGTGTatccacatccacacccacacctgtACCCACACCTGTATCCACACCTgtacccacacccacacctgtaTCCACACCTGCATccacacccacatccacaccTACATCCACACATGTATCCACACCTGAATCCACACCTGtatccacacccacacctgaatccacacccacacctgtATCCACACTTGtatccacacccacacctgaatccacacccacacctgtATCCACACTTGtatccacacccacacctgtGTCCACTTCCTCACCTGAATCTACATCCACACCTGTATCCACACCTGCAGGCACACCCACACCTGTATCCACACCTGTCAGGAAGCGGGTAAGCAGACTACCCACACGTGCTTCTAAAAGACTTAGAATGTAGTTTggttcgttttatttatttatttatttatttatttatttatttattattttgtgtattttattttattttttgtatttcttttcttatttgatttgattttgttttctacttttatttgtttgtttatttatttgtttatttcctttaaatGTAGTTATTATCATTCtattgacattattatttttatcttttatttctttgtttatctaatctttttttttatatagatatTGTTATCGTTATAGTTTATTTGCATactattaatatattttgttttatttatctaaagTCTCCTTTAaaaa
This window of the Scylla paramamosain isolate STU-SP2022 chromosome 49, ASM3559412v1, whole genome shotgun sequence genome carries:
- the LOC135095480 gene encoding mucin-2-like; amino-acid sequence: RRRRGEDNYSSSSLLLPLLSSFSFSTSSSSSSSSSSSHSYPPQAREEERRRRRRRKRRYLTSSSSSSTSSSSSSSSSSSSSSSLVPTPTPESTPVSTTTPVSTPVSTPTPESTPVATPVATTTPVSTSTPVSTPVPTPTPESTSVPTPVSTPVSTPVPTPRPESTPVPTPTPESTPVPTPTPESTPVSTSVSTPVATTTPVSTPVPTPTPESTPVPTSTPVSTPVPTPTPVSTPVPTPTPVSTPVPTPTPVSTPVPTPTPVSTPVPTPTPESTPVSTSISTPVATPTPVSTPVPTPTPVSTPVSTPTPESTPVSTSVSTPVATPTPVSTPVPTPTPVSTPLVTPTPAATTTRVSTSTPTPVPTPVSTPVPTPTPVSTPASTPTSTPTSTHVSTPESTPVSTPTPESTPTPVSTLVSTPTPESTPTPVSTLVSTPTPVSTSSPESTSTPVSTPAGTPTPVSTPVRKRVSRLPTRASKRLRM